The genomic DNA TTACAAAATGTATTTTTTCATCAAAATAACGCAAATCCAATGAATAGCAATATGGAATCTCATCAATTCCACTTGGATGCAGGGTAAAAAATAAAATTTCATTTATATTAAGAGAAGTAATTTTCTCTCTCGAACAAAATAATTCTGAATTATTATTCAAACTAGAAAAGTAATCCTCTACACTAGTTGCAAATGATGAATGCTCTATCTTATAGGTAACTCTATTTGTTTTTAAGAAAAAGTAGTTATCTTGCATTGAAAATCTGCTTTTACACCATGTTATATCATTATTATTTATGTTTATCTCTATTTTTGAATAATCCTCATCACACTCATA from Aggregatibacter aphrophilus ATCC 33389 includes the following:
- a CDS encoding GW dipeptide domain-containing protein, with amino-acid sequence MRVIVFLFLLFFGNGTVYAYECDEDYSKIEININNNDITWCKSRFSMQDNYFFLKTNRVTYKIEHSSFATSVEDYFSSLNNNSELFCSREKITSLNINEILFFTLHPSGIDEIPYCYSLDLRYFDEKIHFVKDDSDVKVSMLGFNSLGIINKDKQYLYNSPNRITRMYLVKGDKIRVLKEEKDEKGDTWYFISYKGKKEINMWIKADSVDLN